DNA from Bdellovibrionota bacterium:
GCTCATCCGCCTTGAGGATCGCGTCTCCCTCCGTCGTCACGCTTCCCGCCCGAACATAAGCGTATGCGGGAGGCTTAATGGAACGAACAAAGGGAAGCTGCGAGACAGCGTCCAGACCACCGAGAGGAATTTTCACCTGTACCTGTTTGAGATTCAGATTTTCGATCTCGACCTGCGCCCCGATCGACTTGAAGTGCGCCTTTTCCAAAGCTCCGAACCGGTCGACACCCACGTACGTCTGCAGGAAGCCCGCGTCGTCCACGCGCACCAGGCGGTTTGAATATTGCGAGGCTCTCCGTTCGCCGGCGTTCGATCGCTGGATTCCAAGACGCTCAAGTTTTCGTTCAAAGTTTCTCAACAAAGAATGAACCTTTTCGGCCTTGGGCTTTGGTGGGAGATGAAATGTGGAAATTTTCTGAGCCAAAGCGGGGGTTCCGATAAAACCGACCGAAAGAGCGAAGACAAGAATCCAGCGAACGATATTCATCTTTTCACTCCATAACTGGGCGGGACGATGCGCAGGACAAACGGTAACTCGGCCACTTTTCGGACCTGGTCGTACGGAAGCCACGCCTGCACGAGGCGGAGAGGGGCATTGGCGATCTCGATTCGCGCGCCCAGTTGCCGCAACGATTCCGAAAAAGAATCCTCCCAACTCTTCACCCCCAGATACACTTGAATTTCGCCGTCGTCATTTACGTGAATGAGCGGCGTCGAGAAACGCGAAAGATCTTTGCGGCCGGTTCGCTCGTTCTGTCCCAGCTTTGCGACGATTTCTCGGACGCGGGGATCGATCTTTTCCGCCGGAGCCGTTTGCACCGCGGAAGCGTCCGGCGAGGGGGCCGGGTTCGCCGATTTCGCCGAACAACTTGTCGAAACCAGGGCGCCGTAAAGCGCGACAAAAAGGGAAAGGAGCGGAAAAATTTGGAGAGGAGCGTACATCTAGCCGGAAAAGCCGGTGTCCAGAGTACATCTCGAAGTGAGGGCTTGGCAAACGGACGGGCGAGCCGAATCTTTTCCCTTGCAACCTCCATCGCCTCGCTCATATTCGAAGCGATGTTTACGAGCCGTTTGTTACTCTTTTGGCCGATTTCCATCTTGGCGTTACAAGGATGCTCGACAGGAAACGGCGCTTCCACGGCTCAGACGATTTTCACAGGCCAGACCCGGGAAATTCGCTACGAAGTCGACTATATGACCGGCGCGGAACCGTTCGTGGGAGATGCGCCCAACGGCGCCCCGATTTGGTATTTTCTTCGTACGAACATTTCCGCGCTCTTCGACTCCACAAAGACAGTTACGGTGCCCACAACGCTCGACGACATGCAGGCGATCCCCGCGGGAGGAACCGATTATTCTCAGTCCGACATTCTAGCGTTGGCGGACACGTATCGCGATCATCCGGCCTTCGAAAACGGTGTGACGACGATTTATGTTCTTTTTCTCGACGGCTATTTCGTCTCGGACGAAAAGACGGATTCCTCCGTTCTCGGGGTATCCATCGGGGATACAAGTGTGATTGCCATATTCAAGCCGGCGATCACAGCGGGCACTTTTGCGACACTGTTCGTCGGAAAGTTTGTCGAACAGAGTGTCCTCATTCACGAGTCGGGTCATGCGCTGGGACTTGTCAACAACGGCCTGGCGCTTACCTCCGCTCATCAAGACGCCGAGCATGGAGCCCATTGCACGAATGACCGCTGTGTCATGTATTACTTGAATGAAGGAATCGCCGACCTCGTGGAGTTTCTTCAACAGGTGAAATTGGACGGCGACACCGTGATCTTTGGAGACGAATGCTTAAACGACGCCCACGCGGCACTCTAATGACGATGAACAGCGCGCTTTAATCAGTTGAAATCATTCGGTCATTCCTTCTTACCGCGTGCTTGTGCCAGGGAGAAACTTGAGCTATAACGCGATGCTTAATGGCCACGGTTCCTTATTTCGTCCTGAGTCCAAATACAATTTTGAGTGCACTCGGCCTGGTACACGGACCGGACCGGAGAATTCCCACCCCGCGGGGCAACTGGCGCCAAGCGGTTGTGGACGTGATTATTCCGGCGCACAACGAAGAGCACAATATCGCTCTTAGTCTCACGTCGATTCAAAGCCAGACGTTTCGTCCCCGAAAAATCATTCTCGTGGACGACGCGAGTCAGGACCGAACGGTCGAAATCGCAACCAAATTTTGTGAAGTGACCGGAATGGAAATCACCGTGATCCGCCGGAAAGCGTCCATCGGAAAAACCCCGACGCTAAAGCGCCAATCGCGGGAATTCGATTCGGACGTGCAATTCGTCCTCGACGCGGACACGGTTCTCGAATCGCCCAACTACATCGCGCGCGCGGTCGAGGAACTTTACAAGGGCGTCGGAATCGCCAGCGTTTGCGGCACGCTCCTTCCGCTCCGCCATCGGGACCGGCTGAGCATGGCCCGGCTCGGCCGCCTTCGGAAGTTTCTCGACCGGGTCCCCAATACGCCGATCACCGTCGAATACGGATGGCTGACTCGAATTCAAAAATTGGCGACGAATCTCTACCGCGACGTCCTTTACTTGTTTCTCCAGAAGTTTGTTTATCGGGGTCAAATGGTCTTCTTCGGAACGATATCCAACCCCGTCGGCTGCGCCGTGGCGTACCGGCGAAAATACGTAAAAGAACTCTTCGACAAATACGAACCCCTTTTCGGCGACAACCTCACCAACTCGGAAGACATTTTTATCGGCTTCGCGCTGGCGCACGCCGGTTATCGGAATATCCAGCTCACCGATGTGGTGGCTCGTTCGGAAGAGCCCAAATTCTCGGAGCTGCCGCGTCAGATCTATATGTGGACCTCTTCCTTTCTTCAGAGCTGCTTCTACTTCGACCCGCTGGTGCGCAGTCCCCTCCGAGCCTTTAAGCGCTACCGGTACGAACGCAAGGTCAAGAAAAACAAAGAGATCCAAGAGAAACGAAAAATCATCGAGCAATATCGAACGCCGTTCGGCGAGGAGCGCACGCACGAATATGGCCGGGCGATGGGATGGTTGCTCCTCACTTCCGCGATGGAAAAGGTGTTCTTCCCCGTCATACTCTTTTTGATGATCGCCTTGCGATTGTGGAAACCTTTGATGTGGACGTTCGTCTTCGAAAGCGCCGTCGCTATCACGATTTTGACGATCGTGGCGAAGGGGCGCAGGATGGAATATCTGTTGAAAGGCGTGGTCGTCACGCCGATTCGGTATACCTCCCTTCTTTATGACCTGGTGACGCTGACGCGCTTTTCGGCGGACCTCTGGATCTTCCGGAACAGGAAATGGCGGAAATGAATCGACTTCGTACAATTTGGACCGTTTGCCTTTTTATGCTCATCCTGCTCGGTTCGGCACGAGCGGCGGAGCAGTCGTCGGCCAAGAAACCGGCGCCAAAGTTAACGGGCGGCGCGACACTTCCGTTGGAAGCGGTGGAAGCCGAAAAACATGGGAACACCGTTTCCGCGGCTCGGCTGTACGCAAAGGCTGCGCACACCTATTCCAAAGACAATCAGCCGATCGAAGCGCTTCGAATGATCGAGCGCGCCGTGCGGTTGCAGCCCAACAACCTCAAGTACCTGAACGACCGGGCGCAGCTCGCGAATTGGAACAAAAAGACCGCGTTGGCCGTCGACAGCTACCGCCGGATGCTCGCACTTTCGGACAACCGCCCCGACATTCTTCTGAACTTAGCTCGAACCCAGTCATGGATGGGGGACCTGGACGAGTCGGTCAACGATTACAATCGCTACTTGGAAACTCCCGCCGGCGAGAACGGCGATGTGTTGCTCGAGGTCGCCCAGGTCGAGGCGTGGCGGGGGAATTACACGAAATCGCTCGACCTCATGGAAGAGTACCGCGGCAAACTTGGCAACACGTTGGAATATCGGAAACTCAAGGCGCGGGTATTTGCTTGGGCCGATCGCCCCGCCACCGCCACCGATATCTTGCAACCCATGCTGCAAGGTTCGCCGAATGATTACGACCTGAACTATACGAACACCCTCGTCCTATATAACGGAAACCGGCCGCGTGAAGCCCGCGCCAGCCTCGACCGCCTTCATGAAATCAATCCCGCTTCGAAAGACACCGAGGCTCTGGACGTTGCGCTGGGAGATATCCACGGCGCAAAGATCGGAAGTGGAGCGAATTTTTATTTCGACTCCGACGATATAACCGTCCTGCATGTGCCTGTGAGGGGGAGCGTGGCCATACAACCGGAAACGCAGCTCGAGATCGTCGGCGCTTGGCACCGGTTGACGGCCAGTGCCGGAAGCGGCTTTGAACGAACGGATGGTGCGGAGAGCGCCGTTCATTTCGACGGCCGTCTGGGCGTCCGGCATCGATTCAGCCCTTGGCTCGGTAGCCGGGTTCACGCCGGTGGCGCGCTTTCCGACGAGGAGCACAAATTCCCGACGTACGATGCCGGCCTTGAATTTCGACCGGTCGACAACCTTCGGTTCGATCTCTCGCGGGATTACGGTTACATCGTCGTTTCGCCCCGTGCTTCTTCGCTCGGAATTCGTCGCGGGACGAATCAGCTGAATCTAAATTGGGAACCTTCGCTGCAATGGACGATCCCGGTGCAGAGCAGCTTGAACGATTCTTCCGACGACAATTGGAATTGGCAGGCCATGATCGGTCCTCGCCGGAGCATTCTTCGCACCGAGCACGTGAATCTCGATCTGGGCGCGCGGGGCAGTTGGTTTGGATATCAGGACCGTTTGACCAACGGCTACTACGCCCCGGAGCTCTATCAAAGTTATATGGCGACGGCTCTCTTCTACTTCAAGATCGACCCTCGAAACGGCGTCGGCTTGAACGGCGGATTGGGAGTCGTCAAAGACGACACGATCGAGAACTTTAAAATCGGCGGGGAAGCGAGCGCCGCCGGATACTTCGCCTTGGGCCGGGGCTGGCTCTTCCAGCCGCGCGTAGGCTTCATGGAAAACATGCGCCAAGCCACCGGCGCTTTCCGGGCGATCTCGCTGGAAGGCTTTCTTACATACAGCTTTGATTAGAACCGGTCTCATAAACGGATTCGTCGCGAGACCGATTCTGGATATTCCGTTGTTTGGGACTTGGGTCCCCGCAATTTCAGGATTGTCTACCGGCGATTCGTGGTCTAGTCTTCGGTCCTGATGGCCGTCCGTCAAATCCAATTCTCTCTTTTCCTTTTGGGTGCCTGGGTGTTCGCCGCCCCGGCCTGGGCCCAAAAGGCGATGTACGTGAAAGCCCCCTCGGCGGAGCTCAAGTCGTCCACGGCCGCTTCCGCCCAGGTCCTCGCTACGCTCTCCCGGGGCGCCAAAGTCGACGTCCAGTCGACGCAGGGCAGTTGGGTGAAAGCTTCCGCAGCCGGGAAACAGGGCTGGATTTATAAATTCAAGCTCTCGACCACAAAACCCTCCGGCGAGAATGCCTTGGCCGGGTTGGGAGGAGGAGGCGCCTCGGCGCGTGAAGGTTCGACCGCCGCGAGCATTCGCGGCCTCAGCCCGACATCGGAAAAATACGCCGGGCGGGCCAACATCGGCCCCGCACAGGTCCAAATGGTCAAACGAATGGAGTCCATTCATGTCGGCCCGCAAGAAGTCGAGGCGTTTTTGCGCGCCGGCAAACTCGGAGAATTTTCCGGATCACCATGAAGAAATTACCTTTGTATATCCTCCTCTTGATCTTCCCCACCTTGCCCGTTCAGGCGCAATTCAAAGATTTTTTAAAAAAAGTGGCTCCGAAACCGCAAGAGGGACAACAGAAACCGCAGCAGAATAAAACCGAACAGCTGATTTTCGGCGGACTTAAGACGCTTCAAGCGATGATGCCGATCGGTTACAGGGAAGAGTTGGCGATCGGCGGCGCCGTGGCGTTGGAAGCGGTCGCCCGATTCGGCGGCGTCGTCGAAAACCCGCCGCTTGAGAAATACGTGGCGACCGTGGGAAGCGCCGTTGCGCTGACGAGCGACCGCCCCGAGATCCCGTACTACTTCGGGATTCTCAATACGGACGAACCGAACGCGTTTGCCGCGCCGGGCGGCTATGTCTTTATCAGCAAAGGCCTGCTCAAAATGCTCAAGAGCGAATCCGAGCTGGCCGGTGCGCTGGGGCACGAGGTCGCCCATGTGAGCAAGAAACATGCGTTGGACGCCATCCGCCGTTCTAAAATGCTCTCGGGGGTATCCGAGGTGACGCTCTCGGCGCTCGATAAGGATCCGGCGATGTTCGATTCCCTCATTAAGGAATCGGTGAATTTGATACTGGAGCGCGGCTTGGGACGGGAAAAGGAAATTGAAGCGGATCGCGTCGGAACCGATTTCGCGTTTCGCGTCGGTTACAATCCGGCCGGACTCAAATCGTGTCTGATGTCCTTGAAAGCGGTTACCGCCGGCGGGAAACGGGGGCTTTTCAAAACACATCCGGATCCCGGCGACCGGGCCATTCAATTGACGAAAGTCCTGTCGAGCCCGATATACTCCGGCGCCGATTCGCTTCCGGTTGTCGCCGATCGATTTTCCTCCTCTTTAACGGCGTCCAAACTCTGATCATTTCGAGGTGGATCTGATGCCGCGCTTTCGCGATCCGTTTGACGAGCCTCCTCCGCGACGGGACGAGGACGAAGAAAGGGAAAAGCCGAGTTGGCGTGAACTGGACGCCCGCCGCGATCGCAGCTACCACGTCCAGGACAAGCCGAAGATCGAGCGACAACCGGCGATCGCAAAACGGGGACAGGCATTGGCGAAGGAAGCTTTGGATGAACTCTTTACCGAGAAAAAGGACAAAGACCGGAAGGCCGCGTGGAAGAAGGTGCACGAGGCGAGCGGGAAACTGTTCGCCGGCCGGGCGAGGGCCTACGTTGAAAAATACGGCATGCCGAAAACCTGGGATGACCTTCTCCGCCTTCTGGATCACCCCGATTCCCAATTTTTTGAGTCGATTCTCGACCGTGTAATGGAGCTGGCGGTGCATGAAAGCCCGGTCCGAATCGACCTTCTGGTCGGAAAATTGCGCGTCCTAAAGATGACGCACGAAGAGCCGGAGCTTTTGGCGAAGATGGAAGGTTGCCTGGCAAAACTCTCGGAGGGACGGAAATGATTCAAGCGTTGATGGGATTGATCGCCCGTATTTGCATCTCGGCCGTTTTTCTTTTCTCCGGGTGGGGAAAGCTTTTGAATCCTCACCAGACGATCGAGCATTTTCACAAGGTCGGAATTCCGCTGGCGAAAGCGGCGTACGGCGCCGCCGTGGGGATCGAGATTCTCTGCGGCGTGCTTCTGCTCCTGGGTGCCCGAACCCGCGTCGCCTCGCTGCTTTTGGCGATTCTTGTCATCATTTCGACCTATTATTTTTATTTCGATTTCAGCGATCGCATGCAGATCGTTGCCATGCTTAAGAACCTTGCCATTGTCGGAGGACTGCTCCATCTTTCCGCGTATGGCTCCGGCGGCTTCAGCCTCGACCGCAAATAATCGGAGCGCCGGCAACCTCTGGATCGGGCCCTTTTCCTCCTCGTTCGAGGACTCTTTTCTCAAAACGATTCAAACCGCCCGCGCGGCGGATCCTCTTTCTCCCATCGTTATCTTGGTCGGTTCGAATCTTCTGGCCGCCCACCTTCGGCATGCTCTCGCACGAACCGGTGCCGGGCACGCAAATGTTCGGTTTCTCACGTTTGTCGATCTCGCCGGGGATCTTCTCTTTTCCGCCGAACTCTCCTCCGGGCGACGTTCGTTCCCATCGCGTGGCGAAGAACTTCTTCTTGCGGATCTTGCCTGCAACATCCCGACCGGCCACCGATTCGGAGATGTCGCCACCCAAACCGGATTTCACAAAGCTCTTCGAACGACGTTCCACGATCTCATCGACGGCGGAGTCACCCGTTTACCGGGGGAGCGTGGAAAAATTGCGGACGTGGCTGAGCTCTTCGAGTCGCATCGCCGCCGGTACCTCCCCTCTTTTCTGACCACGGCCGATCGAATTTTCGAAGCTTCCGATCATGCGAAGGCTTTCCCCCAGATTTTCGGAACCGACACGCTTTTTCTTTACGGCATTTACGACCTGACGCACGTCCAGAGAAATCTCCTGCAAGCTTGCGGCGCCGTTTGCCGGTTGAACGTCTGGATGCCGGTGACGGAAGCTCCGCCCCTGTTCGTGGAAGAAACACGTCTCTTTTTCGAAGGTCTGGGACTTTCCGTCCGCGCGGTTGCCGGGAAATCGTCCGCCGAGATTCATTTTCTTTCGGCGCCGGGAAACCAGGCGGAAGCGGAGGAAACGGTGCGGTGGATCCTTAAAACGGTGGAAGAGGAAAAAATCGCTCTGCATCGTGTGGGAATCCTCTTGCGTGACGTCGAAACGTATCGGGCCCTTTTTGCGGACGTGCTCGACCGGGCCTCCGTCCCCTTTTATCTGGAAGGAGGAGTTCCCCTCTCCTCGAAGCCGCTCGGCAAGGCGTTTCTGATTCTTTTGGACACCCTCGAAGGGGGTTGGGATCGGGACCTTTGGATTCATTTCTTTTCTCTTTTTCCCTGGAAAAAAGAGCTTCTTCACGATGCCGGCGAGCCGGCCGACTGGGACTCCTGGTCGCGGGAAGCGCGGGCGGCCAAAGGGATCGAGAGCACGCTGATCCGGTTCTCCCGCTATCTCGCCTCGCTGGAATCCAAACAACACTCTCACGCGCCGCTCTTGCGGCGCTTTTTAACCTTTCTTCGAGCCTGGTTTTCCGACGTCACTCGTCTCACGGCCGGTGTCCGATACTTTCTAGACGCCGCGAATGTTCTGTCGGAATTCGTCCGCCGTTACGCCGAGGATTCGCCCGAACAGGAAAAGCTCCTCGACATTTGTGAATCGCTGAAAGATCTCGACGATGTCGGCGTCACCCTGACATTTCCCCGTCTCTTTCAGATTCTTCGCGATCGGACCCATTCGGCCGGAATTCAAGGCGAGATTTTTGAGAAAGACGGACTCTTCGTTGGATCCATGGTGTCGGCGCGGGGAATCTCCTTCGACCTGGTCTGCATTCCGGGTCTCGTCGAACGGGCGTTCCCGGCGCCCGCCCGGCCCGACCCGCTCCTTCTGGACCACGAACGAAAACGAATCAATGAGCTGACCGGTGCCCGGTTGGGCTTGAAAGAGAATCGCTTGGACGAAGAGCGCGCCTATTTCGAGTTCGCCCTCCTTCAAGCCGACCGAAAGGTTTTCGTGTCCTATCCGCGCCTCGATCCGGCGCGCGGAAGCGAGCTTCTCCCGTCGTCGTTCTATCTGGAAACCCGGAACCGGCTACGGTCTCAGGCCGACGAGCGGATTCTCCGTTCCCCGCTCCTCCGATGGAATGCAGCCGCACCGGAACCGTTTTTGGACGAAATCGACTGGCTCTCCTCGGAGGCGGCGCAGAAAATTCTCGCCGACCCCGCGAGGATGAACGGCGCGCTGGCGGATTGGAGCCCCTTTGCCCCTTCCGTTCAGCGATGGGTGGCGAACCGCCTGGGTTCGAAACAGTGGAGTGAACATGACGGAATCGTCGGGCCGACCCGAACCGTGCCTTCCCAAACCAAAGCTTTTTCCCCTTCCGAAATCTCAACGTACGCGATCTGTCCTTACCGCTACTTTCTTCGGTACGTTCTCCGCCTTCGCCGGTTGGAGCGGCCGGAAGACGTGGACCGAATCCGACCGCTCGACCGAGGCGATCTCATTCATCGGATCCTCTATCTGCTCTTTTCCGAGCTTCGACGCGAAGGTCGCCTGCCTTTGCGCGCAACGGACCGCCCGGCCGTCGAGGCTCGGCTCCAAGAGATCGCCGAGGGCGTCCTCGACGACGCGGAGATCCGGCTTCCGGTCGGCTATGCCTCTCTTTGGGCGATGGAACGAAAGACGCTCCTTTCGGATCTTCAAGCGCTTGTCGCCGAAGAGTTTCGCGAGGACGCTTTCACACCCGAAGACTTCGAGATTCGTTTCGGCATGCCCGCGCGTTCGGATGACGAGGGACTCCTCTCCACCGACCGGCCGCTGCATCTCCGCTTCGGCCGAGACGAAATCGATCTTTGCGGACGGATCGACCGGCTCGACCTTTCCCCCGACCGCAAACGCGCGCGAATCATCGACTACAAAACCGGGCAACTGGACGCCGGCGACGATCAATTCGGGGGCGGCGAATCGATTCAACTCCCCGTTTATCTTTCGGCCTTGGCGTTGCTCACCCCCGACGTATCGATCGATGCGAGCGAAGCGCTTCTTCTTTCCACGCTGTACGGTTCGGGATTTGAACGGGTGCATTTCTCGGGTGCCGCTCTTCAAGCGCGCCAAGAAGAGTTCCATCAGATCCTGGCCACATTTCGGCGAAATGTTTCGCAAGGGATTTTTCCCCCCAAGCCCGGGGCGCAAAACCAAAACTGCAAGCGATGCGATTATTCTTCCATTTGCGGGCGGGGAATCGGCCGCGTTTACGAGCGAAAGGCCGACGATCCGCTCGGTTCCAATCTGAGAGCCATGGAAGAGATCCCGTAGAAAGGACTGCGCGATGCGATTTTTTATCTTTTTCTTTACTTTGCTGGTTGCGACTTCCGCGCTGGCCGCGAAGAACATCATTCTTTTTATCGGTGACGGCCTCGGAACGACCACGATCACGGCCACGCGCGTTTATTTTCGGTCGGCTCGTGGGAACCTGGCGATTGACCGTTTGCC
Protein-coding regions in this window:
- a CDS encoding PD-(D/E)XK nuclease family protein, producing the protein MAPAASASTANNRSAGNLWIGPFSSSFEDSFLKTIQTARAADPLSPIVILVGSNLLAAHLRHALARTGAGHANVRFLTFVDLAGDLLFSAELSSGRRSFPSRGEELLLADLACNIPTGHRFGDVATQTGFHKALRTTFHDLIDGGVTRLPGERGKIADVAELFESHRRRYLPSFLTTADRIFEASDHAKAFPQIFGTDTLFLYGIYDLTHVQRNLLQACGAVCRLNVWMPVTEAPPLFVEETRLFFEGLGLSVRAVAGKSSAEIHFLSAPGNQAEAEETVRWILKTVEEEKIALHRVGILLRDVETYRALFADVLDRASVPFYLEGGVPLSSKPLGKAFLILLDTLEGGWDRDLWIHFFSLFPWKKELLHDAGEPADWDSWSREARAAKGIESTLIRFSRYLASLESKQHSHAPLLRRFLTFLRAWFSDVTRLTAGVRYFLDAANVLSEFVRRYAEDSPEQEKLLDICESLKDLDDVGVTLTFPRLFQILRDRTHSAGIQGEIFEKDGLFVGSMVSARGISFDLVCIPGLVERAFPAPARPDPLLLDHERKRINELTGARLGLKENRLDEERAYFEFALLQADRKVFVSYPRLDPARGSELLPSSFYLETRNRLRSQADERILRSPLLRWNAAAPEPFLDEIDWLSSEAAQKILADPARMNGALADWSPFAPSVQRWVANRLGSKQWSEHDGIVGPTRTVPSQTKAFSPSEISTYAICPYRYFLRYVLRLRRLERPEDVDRIRPLDRGDLIHRILYLLFSELRREGRLPLRATDRPAVEARLQEIAEGVLDDAEIRLPVGYASLWAMERKTLLSDLQALVAEEFREDAFTPEDFEIRFGMPARSDDEGLLSTDRPLHLRFGRDEIDLCGRIDRLDLSPDRKRARIIDYKTGQLDAGDDQFGGGESIQLPVYLSALALLTPDVSIDASEALLLSTLYGSGFERVHFSGAALQARQEEFHQILATFRRNVSQGIFPPKPGAQNQNCKRCDYSSICGRGIGRVYERKADDPLGSNLRAMEEIP
- a CDS encoding glycosyltransferase — its product is MATVPYFVLSPNTILSALGLVHGPDRRIPTPRGNWRQAVVDVIIPAHNEEHNIALSLTSIQSQTFRPRKIILVDDASQDRTVEIATKFCEVTGMEITVIRRKASIGKTPTLKRQSREFDSDVQFVLDADTVLESPNYIARAVEELYKGVGIASVCGTLLPLRHRDRLSMARLGRLRKFLDRVPNTPITVEYGWLTRIQKLATNLYRDVLYLFLQKFVYRGQMVFFGTISNPVGCAVAYRRKYVKELFDKYEPLFGDNLTNSEDIFIGFALAHAGYRNIQLTDVVARSEEPKFSELPRQIYMWTSSFLQSCFYFDPLVRSPLRAFKRYRYERKVKKNKEIQEKRKIIEQYRTPFGEERTHEYGRAMGWLLLTSAMEKVFFPVILFLMIALRLWKPLMWTFVFESAVAITILTIVAKGRRMEYLLKGVVVTPIRYTSLLYDLVTLTRFSADLWIFRNRKWRK
- a CDS encoding DoxX family protein gives rise to the protein MIQALMGLIARICISAVFLFSGWGKLLNPHQTIEHFHKVGIPLAKAAYGAAVGIEILCGVLLLLGARTRVASLLLAILVIISTYYFYFDFSDRMQIVAMLKNLAIVGGLLHLSAYGSGGFSLDRK
- a CDS encoding SH3 domain-containing protein, producing the protein MAVRQIQFSLFLLGAWVFAAPAWAQKAMYVKAPSAELKSSTAASAQVLATLSRGAKVDVQSTQGSWVKASAAGKQGWIYKFKLSTTKPSGENALAGLGGGGASAREGSTAASIRGLSPTSEKYAGRANIGPAQVQMVKRMESIHVGPQEVEAFLRAGKLGEFSGSP
- a CDS encoding M48 family metalloprotease; translation: MKKLPLYILLLIFPTLPVQAQFKDFLKKVAPKPQEGQQKPQQNKTEQLIFGGLKTLQAMMPIGYREELAIGGAVALEAVARFGGVVENPPLEKYVATVGSAVALTSDRPEIPYYFGILNTDEPNAFAAPGGYVFISKGLLKMLKSESELAGALGHEVAHVSKKHALDAIRRSKMLSGVSEVTLSALDKDPAMFDSLIKESVNLILERGLGREKEIEADRVGTDFAFRVGYNPAGLKSCLMSLKAVTAGGKRGLFKTHPDPGDRAIQLTKVLSSPIYSGADSLPVVADRFSSSLTASKL